From the genome of Colwellia psychrerythraea 34H, one region includes:
- the fdhD gene encoding formate dehydrogenase accessory sulfurtransferase FdhD, which yields MHNLAIAPLSGILPITEPPKQKLHQTQLFEVAVSISINGISQAVMMASPEHLKDFALGFSLSEGLINSCNDVLDIIVHSHQCGWQVDLQVLARVQHQLKQRRRTMAGPSGCGLCGLDSIEAAMSLNVPQDQTTKTLKLPSEQVIIQAKDALPRLLKSSGGTRGNHCAAFFDLSAHIVAFREDVGRHSALDKLLGCLSNKKQATNEGFVLITSRCSHDLIAKAARLSLTTLVTLAQPTDLAVSSARKTQLALFCFQHGQLKRYA from the coding sequence TATCTTACCTATTACTGAACCTCCTAAGCAAAAGTTACACCAAACACAACTGTTTGAAGTGGCGGTTTCGATTAGTATCAATGGCATTAGCCAAGCGGTAATGATGGCATCTCCAGAGCATTTAAAAGACTTTGCCCTTGGTTTTAGCTTAAGTGAAGGCTTGATTAACTCATGCAACGACGTGTTGGATATCATTGTTCACTCTCATCAATGTGGCTGGCAAGTTGATCTACAGGTTTTAGCAAGAGTTCAGCACCAACTTAAACAGCGACGTCGCACTATGGCGGGGCCAAGTGGTTGCGGTCTTTGTGGACTTGACTCCATTGAAGCGGCAATGTCATTAAATGTCCCCCAAGACCAAACGACTAAAACGCTCAAGTTACCGTCCGAGCAGGTGATCATTCAAGCGAAAGATGCCTTGCCAAGACTATTGAAAAGTTCAGGGGGTACAAGAGGAAATCACTGCGCAGCCTTTTTTGATTTATCTGCACATATAGTCGCGTTTCGAGAAGATGTTGGTCGACATTCAGCATTGGATAAATTACTTGGTTGTTTATCCAATAAAAAGCAAGCGACTAATGAGGGCTTTGTCTTAATAACAAGTCGTTGTAGCCACGATTTAATCGCCAAGGCTGCCCGTTTATCTTTAACAACCTTAGTCACACTAGCGCAACCAACTGACTTAGCAGTTAGTTCGGCCCGTAAAACACAATTAGCCTTATTTTGCTTCCAACACGGGCAACTAAAACGCTACGCTTAA